In the genome of Dermacentor silvarum isolate Dsil-2018 chromosome 1, BIME_Dsil_1.4, whole genome shotgun sequence, one region contains:
- the LOC125943726 gene encoding isocitrate dehydrogenase [NADP] cytoplasmic-like encodes MVKLECGPVVEMRGEDMARIVGDLVPERPIEPYVDTDLRVFDLSIEHGNQTNDMVTLEATRALKVDNVGGVKGATFTAEKDVLEKYRFKRTWMSHNTAICNALGGDVFRKPMVCRNIPPLVKHWRRAIIIARHAFSDQYNDQGFVVPGPGTLQPKYSPSMGAANNIHQNK; translated from the coding sequence ATGGTGAAACTCGAGTGCGGACCCGTGGTCGAGATGCGGGGCGAAGACATGGCGCGCATCGTCGGGGACCTGGTCCCGGAGAGGCCCATCGAGCCGTACGTGGACACCGACCTGAGGGTGTTCGATCTGTCAATCGAACATGGCAACCAGACCAACGACATGGTCACCCTCGAGGCCACCCGGGCGCTCAAGGTAGACAACGTGGGCGGCGTCAAGGGCGCCACCTTCACGGCCGAGAAGGACGTTCTCGAGAAGTACCGCTTCAAGCGCACCTGGATGTCTCACAACACCGCCATTTGTAACGCCCTCGGCGGCGACGTCTTCCGGAAGCCGATGGTTTGCCGCAACATCCCTCCGCTCGTGAAACATTGGCGCAGAGCCATCATCATCGCGCGCCACGCGTTCAGCGACCAGTACAACGACCAGGGCTTCGTGGTCCCCGGACCAGGCACGCTCCAGCCCAAGTACTCGCCCAGCATGGGCGCTGCCAACAACATTCAC